One genomic window of Limanda limanda chromosome 16, fLimLim1.1, whole genome shotgun sequence includes the following:
- the otc gene encoding ornithine transcarbamylase, mitochondrial produces MFVKLFSVNSPVFKCLKTLHSRSVRGFSCGAASFAPVSLKGRSCLTLKDFSSDEIKRLLWVSADLKHRIKHEKQYLPLLQGKSIAMIFEKRSTRTRMSTETGFALLGGHPCFLTSQDIHLGVNESSADTARVLSGFCDIVLARVYSHSTLEELDKDASVPIINGLSDLYHPIQILADFLTLQEHYGSLSGLTVSWIGDGNNVLHSFMMTAAKLGVHLKIATPKGYEPERSVIQEAQKLCKEHGTQLVLTSDPKEAASGSNVLVTDTWVSMGQEEEKKKRLKDFHGYQITMKTGSVAKPDWTFLHCLPRKMEEVDDEVFYSSRSLVFPEAENRKWTIMGLMVSLLTDYTPQIPMPKF; encoded by the exons ATGTTTGTTAAACTGTTTTCCGTCAACAGCCCAGTTTTCAAATGTCTGAAAACTTTGCACAGCCGCTCTGTCCGCGGGTTTAG CTGTGGAGCTGCTTCCTTCGCCCCGGTGAGTTTGAAAGGTCGCAGTTGTCTCACTCTGAAAGATTTCAGCTCAGATGAGATCAAGAGGTTGTTGTGGGTGTCAGCAGATTTGAAACACAGGATCAAACATGAGAAACAG TATCTTCCTCTTCTGCAAGGAAAGTCCATTGCTATGATATTTGAGAAGAGGAGCACCAGAACAAGAATGTCCACAGAAACAG GTTTTGCTCTGCTGGGTGGACACCCCTGTTTCCTCACCTCTCAGGACATCCACCTGGGAGTGAATGAGAGCAGTGCAGACACAGCCAG ggttCTCTCAGGATTCTGTGATATTGTCTTGGCCCGAGTTTACAGTCACTCCACATTAGAGGAGCTGGATAAGGATGCCTCCGTCCCCATCATCAACGGTCTGTCCGACCTCTACCACCCAATCCAAATCCTGGCCGACTTCCTCACTTTACAG GAGCATTATGGGTCCCTCAGTGGATTAACAGTGAGCTGGATTGGAGACGGCAACAACGTCCTCCACTCCTTCATGATGACTGCAGCCAAACTGGGCGTTCATCTTAAGATTGCTACACCAAAG GGGTATGAGCCAGAGAGGAGTGTTATTCAAGAGGCACAGAAACTCTGCAAAGAG CACGGGACACAGCTtgttttgacctctgacccgaaGGAGGCCGCAAGCGGCAGCAACGTTTTGGTGACTGACACCTGGGTCAGCatgggacaggaggaggagaagaaaaagaggcTCAAAGACTTTCATGGTTACCAGATTACAATGAAG acaggaagtgtagCCAAACCAGACTGGACCTTCCTTCACTGTCTCCCCCGTAaaatggaggaggtggatgatGAGGTTTTCTACTCCTCCCGCTCCCTGGTCTTCCCCGAGGctgagaacaggaagtggacaaTCATG ggTCTGATGGTTTCTCTTCTGACTGACTACACTCCACAGATCCCCATGCCCAAATTCTAA
- the gpr161a gene encoding G-protein coupled receptor 161 → MNTSRNCTAAGNGEGLAALESVSIVTITLLACLGNLLVVVTLYRRPYLLTPSNKFVFSLTLSNLLLSTLVLPFVAVSSAKREWVFGVVWCNFTALLYLLISSASMLTLGAIAIDRYYAVLYPMIYPMKITGNRAVVVIAYVWLHSLIGCVPPLFGWSSFEFDCYKWTCVASWHREPSYTAFWVSWCILPPLIVMLACYGVIFRVARMKARKVHCGTVVVNQDDSSGAQKNGRKNSSTSNSSSGSRRSLVYAGSQCKAFVTILVVIGTFLVTWGPYASVVCTEALWGQGSVSQGLETLVAWLSFCSAACHPLIYGLWNKTVRKELLGMFFGDRYYRESFATRHRTSRLFSISNRITDLGMSPHLTAMLAGGGHLLAPGSSTGDTGFSFTQDSCTDVMLLDDFSVDGSSQQQQHGNLSGKRRSSVTFEDQVEHSKAENVNASSVQVHAEEHKSLDTFASCLAMAIESDAKLTLFGEGLALPGGLFVTRAVPRPRYLDGQRLRLESIDEGIVKDDRDEEEEQDIEEKPV, encoded by the exons ATGAACACCAGTAGGAACTGCACCGCAGCCGGCAATGGTGAGGGCCTGGCCGCCCTGGAGTCGGTCTCCATAGTGACCATCACGCTCCTCGCCTGCCTGGGGAACCTCTTGGTCGTGGTCACCCTTTACCGCCGGCCTTATCTGCTCACGCCCAGCAACAAGTTTGTGTTCAGCCTGACCCTGTCCAACCTGCTGCTGTCCACGCTGGTGCTGCCGTTCGTGGCCGTGAGCTCGGCAAAGAGGGAGTGGGTGTTCGGCGTGGTGTGGTGCAACTTCACCGCCCTGCTCTACCTGCTCATCAGCTCTGCCAGCATGCTCACCCTCGGCGCCATCGCCATTGACAG GTACTACGCAGTGCTCTACCCGATGATCTACCCCATGAAGATCACAGGAAACCGGGCTGTCGTGGTCATCGCCTACGTGTGGTTAcactctctgattggctgtgtgCCTCCTCTGTTCGGCTGGTCCTCCTTCGAGTTCGACTGCTACAAGTGGACCTGCGTTGCGTCTTGGCACCGAGAGCCGAGCTACACGGCCTTCTGGGTCAGCTGGTGCATCCTCCCGCCGCTGATCGTAATGCTGGCCTGCTACGGTGTCATTTTCCGCGTCGCCCGCATGAAAGCCCGTAAAGTCCACTGCGGCACAGTCGTGGTGAATCAGGACGACTCCAGTGGAGCTCAGAAGAACGGACGCAAGAACTCCAGCACATCGAATTCCTCCAGTGGGAGCCGGCGGAGCCTTGTGTACGCAGGGAGCCAATGCAAGGCCTTTGTCACCATTTTAGTGGTGATAGGCACCTTCCTGGTGACGTGGGGGCCGTACGCCAGCGTGGTGTGCACCGAGGCTCTGTGGGGACAGGGGAGCGTATCTCAGGGGCTGGAGACTCTGGTAGCCTGGCTTTCCTTTTGCAGCGCCGCGTGCCACCCACTCATCTATGGTTTGTGGAATAAAACGGTGAGGAAGGAGCTGCTGGGGATGTTCTTTGGAGACCGCTACTACAGAGAGTCGTTTGCTACTCGGCATAGGACGTCCCGACTCTTCAGCATCTCCAATAGAATCACAG ACTTGGGTATGTCTCCACACCTGACGGCCATGTTGGCTGGTGGAGGGCATCTGTTGGCCCCTGGTAGCAGCACAGGAGACACCGGCTTCAGTTTCACTCAGGACTCGT GCACAGACGTGATGCTGCTGGATGACTTCTCTGTTGACGGCTCCTCCCAACAACAGCAGCACGGGAATCTCTCcggaaagaggaggagctcgGTCACTTTTGAAGACCAGGTGGAACATTCCAAAG CTGAAAACGTCAACGCATCCTCGGTCCAAGTCCACGCAGAGGAGCACAAATCTCTCGACACCTTTGCCTCCTGCCTGGCGATGGCCATAGAGAGTGATGCTAAGCTCACTCTGTTTGGCGAGGGTCTGGCTCTGCCGGGGGGGCTGTTTGTGACGAGGGCGGTGCCGAGACCTAGATACTTGGACGGTCAGAGACTGAGGCTGGAGAGTATCGATGAAGGGATCGTCAAAGACgacagagatgaagaagaagagcaggacaTAGAGGAGAAACCAGTCTGA
- the LOC133021231 gene encoding X-linked retinitis pigmentosa GTPase regulator-like, producing the protein MTGQTDADIPETGTIFTFGKSSFADNVPSKFWLKNDHPVHISCGGAHTAVITDNGRILMFGANTCGQLGLGFKRAASKPASVKAFKSETVKLVACGRDHTIVYTWQGCVYGAGSNQEGQLGLDNCSNTTSFALLPPFCDHAPVRMLSAGGNTSAALTEDGRLFMWGDNSVGQLGLGEEGSAAEPREVDVGKAVVWVSCGYHHSAFVTVDGGLYTFGESANGRLGLQTEQLANHRVPQRVQGILGRVIQVSCGGEHTAALTEESVYTFGRGQYGQLGHGTFLFEVDLPKPLEHFSNNSIRHVSCGENHTAVITENGLLYTFGDSRHGKLGSGEEHFTNQFSPTLCRRFLKYNVQLVSCGCNHMLVVAAPRPPASQEGVPEKDVTIDDNLLRLEMFLLETLTDPTPLVPKSALAARARHREKESSVDLFGEMFQNLPRLNSDFLNTSWQTSRNVSTPTTRSKDVTTPSSPPKPLSDAHPSPPLSPLSESEKKIGQALRRTTKDDAAFAELFQSGGKIEKTSHGAFPAELLKGSLDKTSPVIKVTEGNETSSMSVQRGSSTFKGNAAEEDVKRAPIQMKKTDIKLAPTRDVDKVKSAAGKGQSKKLLSVNKGNTHVTTPKKALSVTSTPVKVKGKQQQLKSTPVQSQHVENNAVQSRSEGHGADKSVNSTDQKMKGKPADEQKLPDEKKAQEKPVWEKGEEIKDKGEAGTRDNKGAKLRSKKTVSPQQDTPTPVVGNTLSSQTTQRTEEVSVSGAKFLQAFEHADRDLHFSQSENKEAEDKPRWAQILSDAVVVLPAAGMVGAAVEVLAEAVTSVQADISDTAISTPSKASSRGKQFTKQSAIRQPSFASSLSSAESLNQEEENAKKHSRVSVPLESQNRVQEEDCDDRDQSEHEAVKSDATKQTGDEDCSQTEVHTLKMSQQDHEEEEDEDQKTSKVSREDVGEDDESKKGEYRETEDEEEKGESVSNVDDEEEEEEEDRGKSSCDKKDEEESVSGEGGQEGDDDSEEEEVEEEEEGSEQSNEEEGEEDESEVSEDEEDESVEESGSTIGSKSEEEEEKEQKKGSDTAESAGSDEEEDEEVEEEGETEEQNDDQDSTESEDEEKDSEDEESDESIGEEKDDENHEEEEDEEGEDEEEEDEGEEEEGEEGRERGKAAKVAEDNHESEEEEEGEEEGEEGQERGKVAKVAEEENESEEEEEEEEEEEEEGEEEEGEEGRERGKAAKVAEEENESEEEEEEEEGEDEEEEEEGEEGRERGKLAQGPEEEHKSEEEEEEEGEDEEEEEEGEDEEGEEHRERGKVAKGPEEENKSEEEEEEEEGEDEEEEEEGEEEEGEERLEKGKVSTVAAEENEREKNPEEKKFWNNVLPQYLDLQ; encoded by the exons ATGACTGGACAGACTGATGCAGACATACCTG AGACAGGAACCATCTTCACATTTGGAAAGAGCAGCTTTGCAGACAATGTACCCAGTAAATTCTGGTTGAAGAACGACCATCCAGTGCATATATCCTGTGGTGGGGCGCACACTGCTGTCATCACag ACAATGGGAGGATCCTCATGTTTGGTGCCAACACCTGCGGCCAACTGGGACTGGGATTTAAACGTGCAGCCAGTAAACCTGCCTCTGTGAAAG ccTTTAAGTCAGAGACGGTGAAGCTTGTAGCTTGTGGGAGAGATCACACAATTGTCTACACAT GGCAGGGTTGTGTGTACGGTGCTGGCAGTAACCAGGAGGGGCAGCTCGGTTTGGATAACTGCAGCAACACAACGTCCTTCGCCCTGCTGCCTCCCTTCTGTGACCATGCAccagtcaggatgctctctGCAGGGGGCAACACCTCAGCTGCCTTAACAG AGGACGGCAGGCTGTTCATGTGGGGAGACAACTCCGTTGGTCAGCTTGGTTTAGGGGAGGAGGGATCAGCAGCAGAGCCCAGAGAGGTGGATGTTGGAAAGGCGGTGGTGTGGGTCTCCTGTGGATACCACCACTCAGCATTTGTCACAg TGGATGGAGGTCTTTACACGTTTGGTGAAAGTGCGAATGGACGACTTGGTCTCCAGACAGAGCAGCTGGCCAATCACAGAGTCCCCCAGAGGGTGCAAGGGATTCTGGGTCGTGTCATCCAGGTGTCCTGTGGAGGGGAGCACACTGCAGCACTTACTG AGGAGAGCGTGTACACGTTCGGCAGGGGCCAGTACGGTCAGCTGGGCCATGGAACCTTTCTGTTTGAGGTCGATTTGCCCAAACCACTGGAGCACTTTTCTAACAACAGCATCAGACATGTCTCCTGTGGAGAGAACCACACTGCTGTGATCACTG agaaTGGGCTGCTCTATACATTTGGTGACAGTCGTCATGGAAAACTGGGCTCAGGGGAGGAGCACTTCACAAACCAGTTCAGCCCAACACTTTGTAGACGTTTCCTCAAATACAACGTTCAGTTA GTGTCCTGCGGTTGTAACCACATGCTGGTAGTGGCTGCACCCAGACCACCAGCGAGCCAGGAGGGGGTGCCAGAGAAGGATGTCACCATCGATGACAACTTGTTGCGTTTAGAAATGTTCCTGTTAGAAACTTTGACAGATCCAACGCCACTGGTCCCAAAGTCGGCCCTCGCTGCTCGAGCTCGccacagagagaaa GAGAGCTCTGTGGATCTCTTTGGAGAAATGTTCCAGAATCTCCCACGTTTGAACTCTGACTTCCTCAACACATCCTGGCAAACATCCAGAAACGTCTCAACCCCCACGACACGTTCAAAGGACGTGACCACCCCTTCATCACCCCCCAAACCCCTGTCGGACGCACATCCAAGCCCGCCACTCTCACCTCTGTCCGAATCT GAAAAGAAAATAGGCCAAGCTCTCAGAAGAACAACAAAAGACGACGCTGCGTTTGCTGAGCTGTTCCAGTCCGGagggaaaatagaaaaaacttcTCACGGGGCCTTCCCCGCCGAGCTCCTGAAAGGCT CTTTGGACAAGACATCTCCTGTTATCAAGGTCACAGAAGGAAATGAAACAAGCAGCATGTCTGTCCAAAGAGGAAGTTCAACTTTCAAGGGaaatgctgcagaggaagacGTCAAACGTGCACCAATCCagatgaaaaaaacagacatcaAACTGGCCCCAACGAGAGATGTGGACAAGGTTAAATCTGCAGCAGGGAAAGGTCAAAGTAAAAAGCTGTTATCTGTGAATAAAGGAAATACACATGTCACCACCCCTAAGAAAGCCCTGAGTGTGACGTCCACACCTGTGAAAGTCAAAGGGAAGCAACAACAGCTCAAATCCACACCAGTCCAAAGTCAACATGTAGAAAATAATGCAGTTCAAAGTAGAAGTGAAGGACACGGTGCAGATAAATCTGTCAATAGCACGGATCAGAAAATGAAAGGTAAACCTGCAGACGAGCAGAAGTTACCTGATGAAAAGAAAGCACAGGAAAAGCCTGTGTGGGAAAAAGGAGAGGAGATCAAGGATAAAGGTGAGGCAGGCACTAGGGATAATAAAGGGGCCAAGCTGAGGAGTAAAAAGACTGTATCTCCACAGCAGGATACACCTACACCTGTGGTGGGCAACACACTTTCCTCACAAACCActcagagaacagaggaggttTCTGTCAGCGGTGCCAAATTCCTGCAGGCCTTTGAACATGCTGATAGAGATCTGCACTTTTCACAGAGCGAAAACAAGGAAGCGGAGGATAAACCAAGATGGGCACAAATTCTCAGTGACGCAGTCGTTGTTCTGCCCGCTGCTGGGATGGTAGGTGCAGCTGTGGAGGTCCTCGCTGAGGCAGTTACAAGTGTACAGGCGGACATCAGCGACACAGCCATCTCAACACCGTCCAAAGCATCCAGTCGAGGGAAACAGTTCACAAAGCAAAGTGCGATTAGGCAGCCTTCCTTCGCCTCCTCATTGTCCTCTGCAGAATCGTTAAATCAGGAAGAAGAGAACGCAAAAAAACACTCTCGAGTCAGTGTCCCGTTAGAGTCTCAGAATAGAGTTCAAGAAGAAGACTGCGATGATCGTGATCAGTCTGAACATGAGGCTGTGAAAAGTGACGCGACCAAGCAGACAGGGGATGAAGACTGTTCACAAACAGAAGTACACACCTTGAAAATGTCCCAGCAAGAccacgaagaggaggaggatgaagatcaGAAAACCTCCAAGGTCTCCAGAGAAGATGTAGGAGAGGATGATGAGAGTAAAAAGGGAGAATACAGAGAaactgaggatgaggaggaaaagggagagagtgTAAGCAAtgtggatgatgaagaggaagaagaggaggaggatagaGGAAAAAGTAGCTGTGACAAaaaggatgaagaagagagCGTTTCTGGAGAGGGTGGGCAAGAGGGAGATGATGActcggaggaagaagagg ttgaagaggaggaggagggaagtgaACAGTCCAatgaagaggaaggggaagaggaTGAAAGTGAGGTGAGTGAGGACGAAGAAGATGAAAGTGTTGAAGAGTCAGGGAGCACAATTGGCAGcaagagtgaagaagaagaagagaaggaacagAAAAAGGGAAGTGACACTGCAGAGTCTgcaggaagtgatgaagaggaagacgaagaagtAGAGGAAGAGGGTGAAACTGAAGAGCAAAATGATGATCAAGATTCCACAGaaagtgaggatgaggagaaagaCTCAGAAGATGAAGAGTCAGATGAGAGCAtaggagaggagaaagatgaTGAGAACCATGAA gaggaagaggacgaggaaggagaagatgaggaagaagaggatgaaggagaagaggaggaaggagaagagggtcGGGAAAGAGGAAAGGCTGCAAAGGTGGCTGAGGACAACCatgagagtgaagaggaggaagaaggggaggaggaaggagaagagggccAGGAAAGAGGAAAGGTTGCAAAGGTGGCTGAGGAAGAAAAtgaaagtgaggaggaggaagaggaggaggaagaagaagaggaggaaggagaagaggaggaaggagaagagggtcGGGAAAGAGGAAAGGCTGCAAAGGTGGCTGAGGAAGAAAAtgaaagtgaggaggaggaagaggaggaggaaggagaagatgaggaagaagaggaggaaggagaagagggtcGGGAAAGAGGAAAACTTGCACAGGGGCCTGAGGAAGAACATAaaagtgaggaggaagaggaggaggaaggagaagatgaggaagaagaggaggaaggagaagatgaggaaggagaagagcaTCGGGAAAGAGGAAAAGTTGCAAAGGGGCctgaggaagaaaataaaagtgaggaggaggaagaggaggaggaaggagaagatgaggaagaagaggaggaaggagaagaggaggaaggagaggagcgTCTGGAAAAAGGAAAGGTTTCAACGGTGGCCGCAGAAGAAAatgaga GAGAGAAGAACCCAGAGGAGAAGAAGTTCTGGAACAATGTTCTACCACAGTATCTGGACCTGCAGTGA